The stretch of DNA GAGTTCGACCGGTGGGACCTGGGCTACTGCACGGAGCCGTGCAGCGGCGCGGACTCGTGCCCCGCGGGCGCCGAGTGCTCGAATGTCCCCGGCCAGGGCTCCATCTGTCTGAAGACCTGTACGCCCGGTGGGAGCGATTGTCGGCCCGGCTATACCTGCGAGGCGCGCCCCGAGGGAAACCTCTGCGTGCCCGGTTGCTATGGTGACGCGGATTGCGACAGCAACTCCGTCTGCAGGACGTGTGACCGCATCTGCGTGCGTCGTCAGACGGCGGGCAAGCAGGTGGGGGACGCGTGCACGGCGGATGCGCAGTGCGGCACCAACCAGTACTGCCTCTTCGCGGAAGGGGGGACGGAGGGCGTCTGCGCGCAGCCGTGCTCGGTGTCGTCGTGCGCGTGCCCGGGTGGGACGTCGTGTCAGGTGGTGAACAAGGACGGCGAGCGAGCCTGTGTCCGGGCCTGCTCGGCCTCGTCCTGTGACACGACGCTGAGGTGCGGCACGGTGGAGCAGGGCAGCTCCGCCTGTCTGCCCGTCTGTCGGACGGAGCAGGACTGCGCGCCCTCCATGCTCTGCTCGAGCGCGGGCACCTGTTACGATCCGCTGGCCAAGCCGGACGCGGGCTCGTGCACGCTGTGCAACGACGCGGGGACGCCGCCTCCGCCGCCCGTGGACGCGGGGCCGCCGAAGGGCCCGGGTGGCCCGGACGGGTGTGGCTGCCAGGGAGCGCCTGTGTCGGCGGCGGCGTTCCTGGGTGGACTGGTCTTGTTGCTGCTGGTCGCTGGAAGGAGAAGGACGTGGCACAAGCCGTGAGCGGCCCGAATGCGTCTGCCGTGAGGAGCCGCGTGGACTTCACCACGCTCTTCGTCCTGGAGGCGCTCGTCGGCCAGGGGCTGTTGACGCCCCAGCAGGCCCAGGAGGTGCTCGCGAAGGAGTCCGCCGCGCGAGCGCGTGTGCTCAAGGCGCAGACCGCCGCGAGCGGCAAGGACGCCGCGCGCTACGACGTGTCTCCGGTGGAGGTGGTGGCCGCGTTCCAGGTGCCGTTGGCCAATGGCCGCGGCGTGCTGGACGAGGACCGCGTCACCGAGGCCGCCGCCCGGGCCTCGGGGTTGACGTACCGGAAGATCGACCCGCTGAAGCTCGACATGGGGCTGGCCACGCGCACGGTGTCACGGCCCTATGCGCAGAAGCACGTGCTGCTACCGCTGGAGCGCACGCCCCAGGGGCGCCTCGTGGTCGCGGTGGCGAACCCGTTCGACCGGGAGCTGTTCGAGAGCTTCCACCGGCTGACGGGGCTTCCGGTGGAGCCGGTGCTCAGCTCGAAGGCGGACATCCTCAAGTCCATCGCCGACATCTACGGCTTCAAGAAGACGCTGGCGCGGGCGGCGGATGACTTCAGCGCGGCGTCGGGTGGGGGGCAGGTCGCCAACTTCGAGCAGCTCGTCTCCCTGAGCGGGACGCAGGAGCTGGAGGCCTCGGACCGGCCCGTGGTGCAGGCGGTGGACTACCTGCTGCGCTACGCGTTCGACAACCGCGCCTCGGATATCCACATCGAGCCCAAGCGCGCCACGAGCATGGTGCGGCTGCGCATCGATGGTGTGTTGCACCCGGTGTATTCGCTGCCGGCGCAGGTGCATCCGCCGATTGTGTCGCGTGTGAAGATGCTCTCGCGCATCGACATCTCGGAGAAGCGCAAACCGCAGGATGGGCGCATCAAGACGGAGCGGGACGGGCGCGAGGTGGAGTTGCGCGTCAGCACGCTGCCCACGGCCTTCGGCGAGAAGGTGGTCATCCGTATCTTCGACCCGGAGACGTTGGTGCAGGACATCGCCCAGCTCGGCTTCGAGCCGGACGAGAAGGCCAACTTCGAGTCGTGGATCGACCAGCCGCACGGGCTCATCCTGGTGACGGGCCCGACGGGAAGCGGGAAGACGACGACGCTGTACTCCGCGCTCAAGGCGTTGGCGGGGCCCGACGTCAACGTCACCACGATTGAAGACCCCATCGAAATGGTGTGGGACGCGTTCAATCAGGTGCAGGTGCAGCCCAAGGTCGGGCTGGATTTCGCCGGGGCGCTGCGGCACATCCTGCGTCAGGACCCGGACGTCATCATGGTGGGCGAGATTCGCGACGCGGAGACGGCGGAGAACGCCATCCAGTCCGCGCTCACCGGACACCTGGTGCTGTCCACGCTGCACACGAATGACGCGCTCGGCGCGGTGGCGCGCATGCGGGATTTGGGCGTGCCGTCGTTCCTGCTGGCGCAGAGTCTGTTGGGGGTGATGGCCCAGCGCCTGTTGCGGCGGGTGTGCAGTCATTGCGCGGAGGAGACGGCGTTGACGCCCGACGAGCTGCTCGCGCTGCAGGTGCCGTTGCCGCTGCTCCCCGGCGGTGTGCGATTGCTCAAGGGCGCGGGCTGCGTGCGTTGCCGTGGCACGGGTTTCATCGGTCGTACGGGTGTCTTCGAAATCGTCACCACGGGCAGGGAGCTGCGGGAGCACATCTCCCGCGAGGCTCCGTACGAGAAGCTGGTGGAGGTGGCCCGGCTCGGAGGGATGCGCACGCTGCGCGAGGCCGCCGTGCGCAAGCTGGCGCAAGGGCTCACCGCGTTCGACGAAGTGGTGCGGATGACGTCCGCGTGACCGAGCAACCCGCGCTTGCTGGTGTGGCGGGGGGGCCACTTCGGCGCAGCGGGGCGGCTGGCCGATGGCGAAGGGGTGTCATTCGACCGTGGGCTCTCCGAGCACGAAGGATGTCGCGGGAATCTCGGCGCCCACTCGCCAGTAGGTGGCTCCAGGTTGCCTGGCCATTTCGAAGCACTGCGTGGAGCCATCGAGCGAGACGAACTGCTTGAAGATTACTCCGTCATGCCGAGGCCCAGTCGCATGGACCCGGAAGCCTCCCGTCGACGCGTCACGGAGCGTGGCAAACGAGGCCTGACGACATTCGTCTCGAAGGGACTCGAGCAGGGGCTGGGTGCATGCTTCGTCCGCATGAATGCCCGCGAAGTTGAGCTCGAGTGAAGATGGGAGGCAGCGCGAGCGTCCCTCCACGTCCTTCGCGAATCGACACTCCATTCCTACCTGAGGGTCGAACAGGGCCGTGGGTATCACCGCCGAATGGGCCAGGCTCAATCCGCGGACCGTGAGTCGTCCATGTGTCTTCAGGTCGATGGGAATGGCTTCGGGCCAGGTCTGGGCTGGGATTTCCTCGCCAGCTCGCACGTAGCAGGGGGAGGCGAGGACAGTGGGTTGGCAGGTCCCATCCGCTTGCTGGAGATGGGTTTGGGTGAGCCGCTCCTTGACGGAGAGGACGTGGATTCGAGGGGTGCATTGCTTCGATTCGAAGTGCACCGCGAGGCGCGGAAGTGTGCAGGACAGGGATTGATATGCGGGCTCGGTACAGGTCTCGTTCGCCCAGACGTGCGGCGCAGGGCCCGACGCCATCGGGTTGTTGAGGGGGAGGGGAAGACAGCGGGAGACGTCATCGCTCGCGAGGCCCGCGATGCAGGAGAGGTCGTGCTCGGTGGCGCGGAGATGGTCGAAGTGGGAGGAGCCATCTTCTCCCTCGATGAAAACAGTCGCGATGCCAGGGCCTGCGTGCCGCTCACGGAGCTCGCCGCGGACGAAGGTCCCAGCGGGAACCTCGGGACCGACGTGAAAGGCAGTGACTCCAGGGGAGCTCCCTCGCCGCACACAATCGCCGCCTTGTGTCCTGGTGTGGACCGTCCCGGTGAAGGGCTCACCTCGCGTGAAGAATCGAGGGAGCTGCTCGGGGGGCGCGGAGCGCAGTGCGATGAAGGGCTCGGTCTTCTCCCTGCTGGAGGTGAGCCAGAGTCGCTGCGTACAGTCCGCATCGGCGAAGAAGTCACCCGTCTCCGCTCCGCGCAGAAGGATGCCTTGCTGTGCGACTCCGCTGACGCAGTAGAAGGCTCCGTCGGGAGCGGCTCTCCTCCAGTGGCAGACGGTGCCGCGCTCCGGGTCGAAGAGGTTTCCGGGCCAGCGCAGGCCGTCGCGGGTGGTCGTGACCTCGAAGCGCAGACGCGAGCCGCTGCGGAAGAAGTCCTCGGTGCTGGGAGGTTCGCTCGGCGCAGGGGCTTCCGGTGCCGCTCCGTCGCACCCAGTCATCCAGAGGATGACCAGGACCGATGTCATGACGATTCCACGCATGTCGTCTCCTGCTCGCTGTTCATGGGCACACGAGAGGTCGTCCCGAGGGCCGCTCAGGTCTTGCTGAGTAGCAGGCAGGGGAGGGCGGGAGTGTCAGTGGTTCGTAACCGGAAGGGTCAGACCCGGCCGAGGCGGGGCGGTGAGATGATGGGTGGGACGCAAGAGATGTCTGTCTTGAGCGATGACAGGCATATCGCGGGGTGTCGGCGGCAAAGGCCCTGATGACGCCCACGAACGACAACGGCCCGGCTCCCAGGACGGGAACCGGGCCGCATGTCTCACTTCAAGTGAGTCCTAGAAGCGCGCCTGCAGCAGCGTGTTGAAGCCCAGCGCGTGCGGCTTCTCGAACGTCGCCTGCGCGACGCCCGTGATGTCGTCGCGGAACGTGGTCCGGTTGGTGTCGTACGTGTAGTAGACCTCGCCGACCGCCGCGACGGAGTCGGACAGGTCCCACCGGAACGTCGCCTTCGCGGAGTAGATGGGCTCCGCCTCGCACGAGCCCGACCCGCCGCACGTCTCCGGCAGGATGCTCAGCATGTTCACGTCACGCACCACCACCGTGCGCGTGCCCGCGAGGCCCGGCGGCGTGTCGTTGCCACCCAGCAGCGGCCGGGGGCTGCGGAACGACGCCGGCCGCTGCACGCCCAGGATGAATCCCGGCGTGAAGTGCAGCTCGGGCAGGTGATAGTCCGCGCCCAGCGCCAGGAACATCTCGGGGTTCAGCTTCGTCCCCTCGGGGAAGTCCTGGAACGGGGGGAAGCCCGGCACGTCGAACTGGATGAACGAGAGGCTGCGGTACAGGCCCAGGAGGCTCACACGCAGCAGGCCGAGCTTCGCGCGCCCCTGCAGCGCCAGCGCCGTGGCGCCCTGCGGCTGCGTCGCGCCGAACGTGTCCGGCTTCTCCAGCGTCTGGGACAGGTAGCTGCCCTCGAGCGACACGGAGTAGGACAGGCCACCCGGGTACTGCTCGGGCGCGAAGAACCGCTCGTAGATCTCCGGGTCGTTCTTGTAGAGCCGGAAGTCCACGCTCGTGCCGACCGGCACGCCCACGTGGTAGACGACCTGGCCGGACACGCCGGCCGCGTTCACCGGCGCTTCCACGCCCAGCGTGGCGAGACCCGGAACCAGGCCCTTCTGGAAGTAGCCGCCGCCCGCCTCGATGCGCAGCGTGTCCAGGATGTCCCAGCCCGCGCCCGCCATCACGCCGTAGAGCGTCTCCTCCTCGCGGATGAGCTCGTTCTGCACCAG from Myxococcus guangdongensis encodes:
- a CDS encoding GspE/PulE family protein codes for the protein MAQAVSGPNASAVRSRVDFTTLFVLEALVGQGLLTPQQAQEVLAKESAARARVLKAQTAASGKDAARYDVSPVEVVAAFQVPLANGRGVLDEDRVTEAAARASGLTYRKIDPLKLDMGLATRTVSRPYAQKHVLLPLERTPQGRLVVAVANPFDRELFESFHRLTGLPVEPVLSSKADILKSIADIYGFKKTLARAADDFSAASGGGQVANFEQLVSLSGTQELEASDRPVVQAVDYLLRYAFDNRASDIHIEPKRATSMVRLRIDGVLHPVYSLPAQVHPPIVSRVKMLSRIDISEKRKPQDGRIKTERDGREVELRVSTLPTAFGEKVVIRIFDPETLVQDIAQLGFEPDEKANFESWIDQPHGLILVTGPTGSGKTTTLYSALKALAGPDVNVTTIEDPIEMVWDAFNQVQVQPKVGLDFAGALRHILRQDPDVIMVGEIRDAETAENAIQSALTGHLVLSTLHTNDALGAVARMRDLGVPSFLLAQSLLGVMAQRLLRRVCSHCAEETALTPDELLALQVPLPLLPGGVRLLKGAGCVRCRGTGFIGRTGVFEIVTTGRELREHISREAPYEKLVEVARLGGMRTLREAAVRKLAQGLTAFDEVVRMTSA